From a single Anaerolineales bacterium genomic region:
- a CDS encoding 4Fe-4S dicluster domain-containing protein produces MAARGWIEVSDTYCKGCELCLSACPQGVMELDMSRLTPKGYHPAHTFKDGCTGCAICAVVCPDAAITVYREVTKAAPVAA; encoded by the coding sequence TCAGCGATACCTATTGCAAAGGATGTGAACTTTGCCTGAGTGCCTGTCCACAAGGGGTGATGGAACTGGACATGTCACGACTTACCCCGAAGGGATACCACCCCGCGCACACGTTCAAGGACGGATGCACGGGGTGTGCCATCTGTGCCGTAGTCTGCCCGGATGCGGCAATCACGGTCTACCGTGAAGTGACCAAAGCCGCTCCGGTTGCGGCGTAA